The nucleotide sequence CTGAAGCTTGGAGAAAAGATATTTGAGTGTGCAAAGAGAGAGGTATTTGAAGAAGCAGGGATAGAGATAGACCCCATTGGTATTGCAAAGGTCTATGAACTCATAGAAGAGGAAAACGAAAGGATTAAATTTCACTATGTAATAATAGATGTTGTGGCAGAGTATCTATC is from Caldisericia bacterium and encodes:
- a CDS encoding NUDIX domain-containing protein — encoded protein: MKIFPSSPVVGIGVIVFNKDYVLIEKRGNEPGRGKWNLPGGTLKLGEKIFECAKREVFEEAGIEIDPIGIAKVYELIEEENERIKFHYVIIDVVAEYLS